The Terriglobales bacterium genome window below encodes:
- a CDS encoding S-adenosylmethionine:tRNA ribosyltransferase-isomerase, which produces PAAARAIERARGAGRRIVAVGTTTVRTLEYAAAQSPEGRIAPMTGASDLFIYPGFQFRVVGALLTNFHLPQSTLLMLVAAFAGRERVLAAYQHSVQERYRFYSYGDCMLIE; this is translated from the coding sequence CGCCTGCCGCCGCCCGGGCCATCGAGCGCGCCCGCGGCGCCGGCCGCCGCATCGTCGCCGTGGGCACCACCACCGTCCGCACTCTCGAGTACGCCGCGGCGCAGTCGCCCGAGGGCCGCATCGCCCCCATGACCGGCGCCTCCGACCTCTTCATCTATCCCGGCTTCCAGTTCCGCGTGGTGGGCGCTCTGCTCACCAACTTCCACCTGCCGCAGTCCACGCTGCTTATGCTGGTGGCCGCCTTCGCCGGACGCGAGCGCGTCCTCGCCGCCTACCAGCACTCCGTCCAGGAGCGCTACCGCTT